In a single window of the Drosophila gunungcola strain Sukarami unplaced genomic scaffold, Dgunungcola_SK_2 000066F, whole genome shotgun sequence genome:
- the LOC128264312 gene encoding uncharacterized protein LOC128264312 isoform X2: protein MGNMSDIFFHIIYYVTHFLAWLVVAFGLQRARGLLTKGKNGTNNCFVTIALGKEKYQTSVKDKAETSVNWNEECELKIPDQGNRAELTLTCLHRNNLGIDEFLGQASLPLNEMDVYDRPRAKWFKLESKPGKEKKNKERGELEVRIAFVVKSGSLTDLSKKDKHKSSIGQLASSVGGSLLSIGNGEKRRSIKKLAGSLSSKLHIRSKKKQEAGGGADDSSSFGGSFASLGTPNSSTGRGQNGGSGRRRGGQRAGEADPGVISEDEDEFVFDNLSHKSSGSSLNIQRTGLQPPPSAGAPNFAPRHPSPLLSNGVALGVAGNGSGSGSGKGKPAVLPATLDEDASIDAEMEQLELDFSVRAHARANANANGNGNGNGNGSGSASTLPPPSKPPRIPLSQVDEQPAAGNLEQDKPKEQPHDKDEWASKLYGGGKYLEIGSSDSLKRRSWEDRVPLPASVEEPPPLPPPAGPTTSSSSSSSSSDSDDDDDRHPPQMAPPPVPMSVPVPASLPVSAAAAAATEPVVATISSSLFSPDVEQRNFDTFNASFAKYEQRNSTAIFADEPELLEDLTMELDKLATQPMPTPTPTPTARPKPQPRVMADLKAEEEAARLQRAEEDARLEAELRLNEERLRQEEAAMQRELEEEEARERERERQKLDEQQRREAKRWEEDQRLLSFAKRSTSLEEEQLPGIVANQVVEEVEAAEPEPDHNFLTPEQSPKEFQTNGSGREKRLGKFKYGNKRDKYNNDNESSSPSPKSTERIIIGHEKSGSHAERRSEISAQLAKKYEGKSREELMLIANGMENEALLQRQRVKELEDYLDNLLLRVMETHPKILQNPYSRTTSAKSYKNYINMNDFLK, encoded by the exons atggGAAACATGAGCGATATATTTTTCCACATAATATACTACGTTACTCATTTCCTTGCCTGGCTGGTTGTCGCGTTTGGCT TGCAGCGGGCGCGTGGACTGCTGACCAAGGGCAAGAATGGCACCAACAACTGCTTCGTCACCATTGCCCTGGGAAAGGAGAAGTACCAGACGTCCGTGAAGGACAAGGCCGAGACGAGCGTCAACTGGAACGAGGAGTGCGAACT GAAAATCCCCGACCAGGGCAACCGCGCCGAGCTCACGCTGACCTGCCTGCACCGGAACAACCTGGGCATCGATGAGTTCCTCGGGCAGGCCTCGCTGCCGCTCAACGAGATGGACGTGTACGACCGGCCGCGGGCCAAGTGGTTCAAGCTGGAGAGCAAGCCGGGCAAGGAGAAGAAGAACAAGGAGCGCGGCGAGCTGGAGGTGCGCATCGCCTTCGTGGTCAAGTCCGGCTCGCTGACGGACCTCAGCAAGAAGGACAAGCACAAGTCTTCCATTGGCCAGCTGGCCAGTTCCGTGGGCGGCAGTCTGCTGTCCATCGGCAACGGCGAGAAGCGGCGCAGCATCAAGAAGCTGGCCGGTTCGCTTAGCTCCAAGCTGCACATCCGCAGCAAGAAGAAGCAGGAGGCGGGGGGCGGTGCCGACGACAGCAGCTCCTTCGGCGGCTCCTTTGCCAGCCTGGGCACGCCCAACAGCTCCACGGGGCGGGGCCAGAACGGCGGCAGTGGCCGGCGACGCGGTGGCCAGCGGGCGGGCGAGGCCGATCCCGGCGTGATCagcgaggacgaggacgagttCGTCTTCGACAATCTCTCGCACAAGAGCTCGGGCAGCTCGCTCAACATCCAGCGCACCGGGTTGCAGCCGCCGCCGTCTGCAGGCGCGCCCAACTTTGCGCCACGCCACCCATCGCCCCTGCTGAGCAATGGAGTGGCACTCGGAGTGGCCGGGAACGGAAGCGGAAGCGGCAGCGGGAAAGGTAAGCCAGCGGTTTTGCCAGCAACGCTCGACGAGGATGCGTCCATCGATGCGGAGATGGAACAGCTTGAGCTCGATTTCAGTGTCCGTGCCCATGCCCGCGCTAATGCTAATGCCAATGGTAATGGTAATGGTAATGGCAATGGCAGCGGTAGCGCCAGCACCCTGCCGCCTCCCTCGAAGCCACCTCGCATACCGCTGTCGCAGGTGGACGAGCAGCCGGCTGCTGGGAACTTGGAGCAGGATAAGCCAAAGGAGCAGCCACATGACAAGGATGAGTGGGCATCAAAGTTGTATGGCGGTGGCAAGTACCTGGAGATCGGCAGCAGTGACTCCTTGAAGCGGCGCAGCTGGGAGGATCGCGTTCCGCTGCCCGCCAGTGTGGAGGAGCCGCCGCCACTGCCGCCGCCAGCAGGGCCCACCACCAGCTCATCCTCATCTAGTTCCAGCTCGGACAGCGATGACGACGATGATCGGCACCCACCGCAAATGGCTCCACCACCAGTGCCAATGTCAGTGCCCGTTCCTGCTTCTTTACCCGTTTcagccgctgctgctgctgccactgaGCCAGTGGTGGCCACCATCTCCTCCTCGCTTTTCTCACCAGACGTAGAGCAACGCAACTTTGACACTTTCAATGCCAGCTTCGCGAAGTACGAGCAGCGCAACAGCACCGCCATCTTTGCCGATGAGCCCGAGCTGCTGGAAGACTTGACCATGGAACTGGATAAGCTGGCTACCCAACCAatgcccacgcccacgcccacgcccacagcACGTCCCAAGCCACAGCCACGCGTAATGGCGGACCTAAAAGCCGAGGAGGAGGCTGCGCGGCTGCAGCGCGCCGAGGAGGATGCCCGTCTGGAGGCGGAGCTGCGCCTGAATGAGGAGCGCCTGCGCCAGGAGGAGGCGGCCATGCAGCGAGAgttggaggaggaggaggcgagggagagggagagggagcGCCAGAAGCTGGACGAGCAGCAGCGACGCGAGGCCAAGCGCTGGGAGGAAGACCAGAGGCTGCTCAGCTTCGCCAAGCGGTCCACTTCCCTCGAGGAGGAGCAGTTGCCGGGGATTGTGGCCAACCAAGTGGTGGAGGAGGTCGAAGCGGCAGAGCCGGAGCCGGATCACAACTTCCTAACGCCCGAGCAGTCGCCCAAGGAGTTCCAGACCAATGGCAGCGGCCGGGAGAAGCGGCTGGGCAAGTTCAAGTACGGCAACAAGCGAG ATAAATACAACAACGACAATGAGAGCAGCTCGCCCAGTCCCAAATCCACGGAGCGCATCATAATTGGCCACGAGAAGTCAGGATCGCATGCAGAGCGCCGCTCGGAGATATCCGCCCAGCTGGCCAAGAAATACGAGGGCAAGTCCCGGGAG GAACTAATGCTAATTGCCAATGGAATGGAGAACGAGGCTCTGCTGCAGCGTCAGCGCGTCAAGGAGCTGGAGGATTACCTGGACAACCTGCTGCTGCGCGTGATGGAGACGCATCCGAAGATCCTGCAGAACCCCTATTCGCGCACCACGTCCGCCAAGAG TTATAAAAATTACATCAATATGAATGACTTTCTAAAGTAA
- the LOC128264312 gene encoding rab11 family-interacting protein 1 isoform X6 translates to MGNMSDIFFHIIYYVTHFLAWLVVAFGLQRARGLLTKGKNGTNNCFVTIALGKEKYQTSVKDKAETSVNWNEECELKIPDQGNRAELTLTCLHRNNLGIDEFLGQASLPLNEMDVYDRPRAKWFKLESKPGKEKKNKERGELEVRIAFVVKSGSLTDLSKKDKHKSSIGQLASSVGGSLLSIGNGEKRRSIKKLAGSLSSKLHIRSKKKQEAGGGADDSSSFGGSFASLGTPNSSTGRGQNGGSGRRRGGQRAGEADPGVISEDEDEFVFDNLSHKSSGSSLNIQRTGLQPPPSAGAPNFAPRHPSPLLSNGVALGVAGNGSGSGSGKDKYNNDNESSSPSPKSTERIIIGHEKSGSHAERRSEISAQLAKKYEGKSREELMLIANGMENEALLQRQRVKELEDYLDNLLLRVMETHPKILQNPYSRTTSAKRYGTWSFWSHPRTTRTH, encoded by the exons atggGAAACATGAGCGATATATTTTTCCACATAATATACTACGTTACTCATTTCCTTGCCTGGCTGGTTGTCGCGTTTGGCT TGCAGCGGGCGCGTGGACTGCTGACCAAGGGCAAGAATGGCACCAACAACTGCTTCGTCACCATTGCCCTGGGAAAGGAGAAGTACCAGACGTCCGTGAAGGACAAGGCCGAGACGAGCGTCAACTGGAACGAGGAGTGCGAACT GAAAATCCCCGACCAGGGCAACCGCGCCGAGCTCACGCTGACCTGCCTGCACCGGAACAACCTGGGCATCGATGAGTTCCTCGGGCAGGCCTCGCTGCCGCTCAACGAGATGGACGTGTACGACCGGCCGCGGGCCAAGTGGTTCAAGCTGGAGAGCAAGCCGGGCAAGGAGAAGAAGAACAAGGAGCGCGGCGAGCTGGAGGTGCGCATCGCCTTCGTGGTCAAGTCCGGCTCGCTGACGGACCTCAGCAAGAAGGACAAGCACAAGTCTTCCATTGGCCAGCTGGCCAGTTCCGTGGGCGGCAGTCTGCTGTCCATCGGCAACGGCGAGAAGCGGCGCAGCATCAAGAAGCTGGCCGGTTCGCTTAGCTCCAAGCTGCACATCCGCAGCAAGAAGAAGCAGGAGGCGGGGGGCGGTGCCGACGACAGCAGCTCCTTCGGCGGCTCCTTTGCCAGCCTGGGCACGCCCAACAGCTCCACGGGGCGGGGCCAGAACGGCGGCAGTGGCCGGCGACGCGGTGGCCAGCGGGCGGGCGAGGCCGATCCCGGCGTGATCagcgaggacgaggacgagttCGTCTTCGACAATCTCTCGCACAAGAGCTCGGGCAGCTCGCTCAACATCCAGCGCACCGGGTTGCAGCCGCCGCCGTCTGCAGGCGCGCCCAACTTTGCGCCACGCCACCCATCGCCCCTGCTGAGCAATGGAGTGGCACTCGGAGTGGCCGGGAACGGAAGCGGAAGCGGCAGCGGGAAAG ATAAATACAACAACGACAATGAGAGCAGCTCGCCCAGTCCCAAATCCACGGAGCGCATCATAATTGGCCACGAGAAGTCAGGATCGCATGCAGAGCGCCGCTCGGAGATATCCGCCCAGCTGGCCAAGAAATACGAGGGCAAGTCCCGGGAG GAACTAATGCTAATTGCCAATGGAATGGAGAACGAGGCTCTGCTGCAGCGTCAGCGCGTCAAGGAGCTGGAGGATTACCTGGACAACCTGCTGCTGCGCGTGATGGAGACGCATCCGAAGATCCTGCAGAACCCCTATTCGCGCACCACGTCCGCCAAGAGGTACGGCACCTGGTCGTTCTGGTCGCACCCACGGACCACGCGCACCCACTAA
- the LOC128264312 gene encoding uncharacterized protein LOC128264312 isoform X3: protein MGNMSDIFFHIIYYVTHFLAWLVVAFGLQRARGLLTKGKNGTNNCFVTIALGKEKYQTSVKDKAETSVNWNEECELKIPDQGNRAELTLTCLHRNNLGIDEFLGQASLPLNEMDVYDRPRAKWFKLESKPGKEKKNKERGELEVRIAFVVKSGSLTDLSKKDKHKSSIGQLASSVGGSLLSIGNGEKRRSIKKLAGSLSSKLHIRSKKKQEAGGGADDSSSFGGSFASLGTPNSSTGRGQNGGSGRRRGGQRAGEADPGVISEDEDEFVFDNLSHKSSGSSLNIQRTGLQPPPSAGAPNFAPRHPSPLLSNGVALGVAGNGSGSGSGKGKPAVLPATLDEDASIDAEMEQLELDFSVRAHARANANANGNGNGNGNGSGSASTLPPPSKPPRIPLSQVDEQPAAGNLEQDKPKEQPHDKDEWASKLYGGGKYLEIGSSDSLKRRSWEDRVPLPASVEEPPPLPPPAGPTTSSSSSSSSSDSDDDDDRHPPQMAPPPVPMSVPVPASLPVSAAAAAATEPVVATISSSLFSPDVEQRNFDTFNASFAKYEQRNSTAIFADEPELLEDLTMELDKLATQPMPTPTPTPTARPKPQPRVMADLKAEEEAARLQRAEEDARLEAELRLNEERLRQEEAAMQRELEEEEARERERERQKLDEQQRREAKRWEEDQRLLSFAKRSTSLEEEQLPGIVANQVVEEVEAAEPEPDHNFLTPEQSPKEFQTNGSGREKRLGKFKYGNKRDKYNNDNESSSPSPKSTERIIIGHEKSGSHAERRSEISAQLAKKYEGKSREELMLIANGMENEALLQRQRVKELEDYLDNLLLRVMETHPKILQNPYSRTTSAKSG from the exons atggGAAACATGAGCGATATATTTTTCCACATAATATACTACGTTACTCATTTCCTTGCCTGGCTGGTTGTCGCGTTTGGCT TGCAGCGGGCGCGTGGACTGCTGACCAAGGGCAAGAATGGCACCAACAACTGCTTCGTCACCATTGCCCTGGGAAAGGAGAAGTACCAGACGTCCGTGAAGGACAAGGCCGAGACGAGCGTCAACTGGAACGAGGAGTGCGAACT GAAAATCCCCGACCAGGGCAACCGCGCCGAGCTCACGCTGACCTGCCTGCACCGGAACAACCTGGGCATCGATGAGTTCCTCGGGCAGGCCTCGCTGCCGCTCAACGAGATGGACGTGTACGACCGGCCGCGGGCCAAGTGGTTCAAGCTGGAGAGCAAGCCGGGCAAGGAGAAGAAGAACAAGGAGCGCGGCGAGCTGGAGGTGCGCATCGCCTTCGTGGTCAAGTCCGGCTCGCTGACGGACCTCAGCAAGAAGGACAAGCACAAGTCTTCCATTGGCCAGCTGGCCAGTTCCGTGGGCGGCAGTCTGCTGTCCATCGGCAACGGCGAGAAGCGGCGCAGCATCAAGAAGCTGGCCGGTTCGCTTAGCTCCAAGCTGCACATCCGCAGCAAGAAGAAGCAGGAGGCGGGGGGCGGTGCCGACGACAGCAGCTCCTTCGGCGGCTCCTTTGCCAGCCTGGGCACGCCCAACAGCTCCACGGGGCGGGGCCAGAACGGCGGCAGTGGCCGGCGACGCGGTGGCCAGCGGGCGGGCGAGGCCGATCCCGGCGTGATCagcgaggacgaggacgagttCGTCTTCGACAATCTCTCGCACAAGAGCTCGGGCAGCTCGCTCAACATCCAGCGCACCGGGTTGCAGCCGCCGCCGTCTGCAGGCGCGCCCAACTTTGCGCCACGCCACCCATCGCCCCTGCTGAGCAATGGAGTGGCACTCGGAGTGGCCGGGAACGGAAGCGGAAGCGGCAGCGGGAAAGGTAAGCCAGCGGTTTTGCCAGCAACGCTCGACGAGGATGCGTCCATCGATGCGGAGATGGAACAGCTTGAGCTCGATTTCAGTGTCCGTGCCCATGCCCGCGCTAATGCTAATGCCAATGGTAATGGTAATGGTAATGGCAATGGCAGCGGTAGCGCCAGCACCCTGCCGCCTCCCTCGAAGCCACCTCGCATACCGCTGTCGCAGGTGGACGAGCAGCCGGCTGCTGGGAACTTGGAGCAGGATAAGCCAAAGGAGCAGCCACATGACAAGGATGAGTGGGCATCAAAGTTGTATGGCGGTGGCAAGTACCTGGAGATCGGCAGCAGTGACTCCTTGAAGCGGCGCAGCTGGGAGGATCGCGTTCCGCTGCCCGCCAGTGTGGAGGAGCCGCCGCCACTGCCGCCGCCAGCAGGGCCCACCACCAGCTCATCCTCATCTAGTTCCAGCTCGGACAGCGATGACGACGATGATCGGCACCCACCGCAAATGGCTCCACCACCAGTGCCAATGTCAGTGCCCGTTCCTGCTTCTTTACCCGTTTcagccgctgctgctgctgccactgaGCCAGTGGTGGCCACCATCTCCTCCTCGCTTTTCTCACCAGACGTAGAGCAACGCAACTTTGACACTTTCAATGCCAGCTTCGCGAAGTACGAGCAGCGCAACAGCACCGCCATCTTTGCCGATGAGCCCGAGCTGCTGGAAGACTTGACCATGGAACTGGATAAGCTGGCTACCCAACCAatgcccacgcccacgcccacgcccacagcACGTCCCAAGCCACAGCCACGCGTAATGGCGGACCTAAAAGCCGAGGAGGAGGCTGCGCGGCTGCAGCGCGCCGAGGAGGATGCCCGTCTGGAGGCGGAGCTGCGCCTGAATGAGGAGCGCCTGCGCCAGGAGGAGGCGGCCATGCAGCGAGAgttggaggaggaggaggcgagggagagggagagggagcGCCAGAAGCTGGACGAGCAGCAGCGACGCGAGGCCAAGCGCTGGGAGGAAGACCAGAGGCTGCTCAGCTTCGCCAAGCGGTCCACTTCCCTCGAGGAGGAGCAGTTGCCGGGGATTGTGGCCAACCAAGTGGTGGAGGAGGTCGAAGCGGCAGAGCCGGAGCCGGATCACAACTTCCTAACGCCCGAGCAGTCGCCCAAGGAGTTCCAGACCAATGGCAGCGGCCGGGAGAAGCGGCTGGGCAAGTTCAAGTACGGCAACAAGCGAG ATAAATACAACAACGACAATGAGAGCAGCTCGCCCAGTCCCAAATCCACGGAGCGCATCATAATTGGCCACGAGAAGTCAGGATCGCATGCAGAGCGCCGCTCGGAGATATCCGCCCAGCTGGCCAAGAAATACGAGGGCAAGTCCCGGGAG GAACTAATGCTAATTGCCAATGGAATGGAGAACGAGGCTCTGCTGCAGCGTCAGCGCGTCAAGGAGCTGGAGGATTACCTGGACAACCTGCTGCTGCGCGTGATGGAGACGCATCCGAAGATCCTGCAGAACCCCTATTCGCGCACCACGTCCGCCAAGAG TGGTTAA
- the LOC128264312 gene encoding uncharacterized protein LOC128264312 isoform X1, producing the protein MGNMSDIFFHIIYYVTHFLAWLVVAFGLQRARGLLTKGKNGTNNCFVTIALGKEKYQTSVKDKAETSVNWNEECELKIPDQGNRAELTLTCLHRNNLGIDEFLGQASLPLNEMDVYDRPRAKWFKLESKPGKEKKNKERGELEVRIAFVVKSGSLTDLSKKDKHKSSIGQLASSVGGSLLSIGNGEKRRSIKKLAGSLSSKLHIRSKKKQEAGGGADDSSSFGGSFASLGTPNSSTGRGQNGGSGRRRGGQRAGEADPGVISEDEDEFVFDNLSHKSSGSSLNIQRTGLQPPPSAGAPNFAPRHPSPLLSNGVALGVAGNGSGSGSGKGKPAVLPATLDEDASIDAEMEQLELDFSVRAHARANANANGNGNGNGNGSGSASTLPPPSKPPRIPLSQVDEQPAAGNLEQDKPKEQPHDKDEWASKLYGGGKYLEIGSSDSLKRRSWEDRVPLPASVEEPPPLPPPAGPTTSSSSSSSSSDSDDDDDRHPPQMAPPPVPMSVPVPASLPVSAAAAAATEPVVATISSSLFSPDVEQRNFDTFNASFAKYEQRNSTAIFADEPELLEDLTMELDKLATQPMPTPTPTPTARPKPQPRVMADLKAEEEAARLQRAEEDARLEAELRLNEERLRQEEAAMQRELEEEEARERERERQKLDEQQRREAKRWEEDQRLLSFAKRSTSLEEEQLPGIVANQVVEEVEAAEPEPDHNFLTPEQSPKEFQTNGSGREKRLGKFKYGNKRDKYNNDNESSSPSPKSTERIIIGHEKSGSHAERRSEISAQLAKKYEGKSREELMLIANGMENEALLQRQRVKELEDYLDNLLLRVMETHPKILQNPYSRTTSAKRYGTWSFWSHPRTTRTH; encoded by the exons atggGAAACATGAGCGATATATTTTTCCACATAATATACTACGTTACTCATTTCCTTGCCTGGCTGGTTGTCGCGTTTGGCT TGCAGCGGGCGCGTGGACTGCTGACCAAGGGCAAGAATGGCACCAACAACTGCTTCGTCACCATTGCCCTGGGAAAGGAGAAGTACCAGACGTCCGTGAAGGACAAGGCCGAGACGAGCGTCAACTGGAACGAGGAGTGCGAACT GAAAATCCCCGACCAGGGCAACCGCGCCGAGCTCACGCTGACCTGCCTGCACCGGAACAACCTGGGCATCGATGAGTTCCTCGGGCAGGCCTCGCTGCCGCTCAACGAGATGGACGTGTACGACCGGCCGCGGGCCAAGTGGTTCAAGCTGGAGAGCAAGCCGGGCAAGGAGAAGAAGAACAAGGAGCGCGGCGAGCTGGAGGTGCGCATCGCCTTCGTGGTCAAGTCCGGCTCGCTGACGGACCTCAGCAAGAAGGACAAGCACAAGTCTTCCATTGGCCAGCTGGCCAGTTCCGTGGGCGGCAGTCTGCTGTCCATCGGCAACGGCGAGAAGCGGCGCAGCATCAAGAAGCTGGCCGGTTCGCTTAGCTCCAAGCTGCACATCCGCAGCAAGAAGAAGCAGGAGGCGGGGGGCGGTGCCGACGACAGCAGCTCCTTCGGCGGCTCCTTTGCCAGCCTGGGCACGCCCAACAGCTCCACGGGGCGGGGCCAGAACGGCGGCAGTGGCCGGCGACGCGGTGGCCAGCGGGCGGGCGAGGCCGATCCCGGCGTGATCagcgaggacgaggacgagttCGTCTTCGACAATCTCTCGCACAAGAGCTCGGGCAGCTCGCTCAACATCCAGCGCACCGGGTTGCAGCCGCCGCCGTCTGCAGGCGCGCCCAACTTTGCGCCACGCCACCCATCGCCCCTGCTGAGCAATGGAGTGGCACTCGGAGTGGCCGGGAACGGAAGCGGAAGCGGCAGCGGGAAAGGTAAGCCAGCGGTTTTGCCAGCAACGCTCGACGAGGATGCGTCCATCGATGCGGAGATGGAACAGCTTGAGCTCGATTTCAGTGTCCGTGCCCATGCCCGCGCTAATGCTAATGCCAATGGTAATGGTAATGGTAATGGCAATGGCAGCGGTAGCGCCAGCACCCTGCCGCCTCCCTCGAAGCCACCTCGCATACCGCTGTCGCAGGTGGACGAGCAGCCGGCTGCTGGGAACTTGGAGCAGGATAAGCCAAAGGAGCAGCCACATGACAAGGATGAGTGGGCATCAAAGTTGTATGGCGGTGGCAAGTACCTGGAGATCGGCAGCAGTGACTCCTTGAAGCGGCGCAGCTGGGAGGATCGCGTTCCGCTGCCCGCCAGTGTGGAGGAGCCGCCGCCACTGCCGCCGCCAGCAGGGCCCACCACCAGCTCATCCTCATCTAGTTCCAGCTCGGACAGCGATGACGACGATGATCGGCACCCACCGCAAATGGCTCCACCACCAGTGCCAATGTCAGTGCCCGTTCCTGCTTCTTTACCCGTTTcagccgctgctgctgctgccactgaGCCAGTGGTGGCCACCATCTCCTCCTCGCTTTTCTCACCAGACGTAGAGCAACGCAACTTTGACACTTTCAATGCCAGCTTCGCGAAGTACGAGCAGCGCAACAGCACCGCCATCTTTGCCGATGAGCCCGAGCTGCTGGAAGACTTGACCATGGAACTGGATAAGCTGGCTACCCAACCAatgcccacgcccacgcccacgcccacagcACGTCCCAAGCCACAGCCACGCGTAATGGCGGACCTAAAAGCCGAGGAGGAGGCTGCGCGGCTGCAGCGCGCCGAGGAGGATGCCCGTCTGGAGGCGGAGCTGCGCCTGAATGAGGAGCGCCTGCGCCAGGAGGAGGCGGCCATGCAGCGAGAgttggaggaggaggaggcgagggagagggagagggagcGCCAGAAGCTGGACGAGCAGCAGCGACGCGAGGCCAAGCGCTGGGAGGAAGACCAGAGGCTGCTCAGCTTCGCCAAGCGGTCCACTTCCCTCGAGGAGGAGCAGTTGCCGGGGATTGTGGCCAACCAAGTGGTGGAGGAGGTCGAAGCGGCAGAGCCGGAGCCGGATCACAACTTCCTAACGCCCGAGCAGTCGCCCAAGGAGTTCCAGACCAATGGCAGCGGCCGGGAGAAGCGGCTGGGCAAGTTCAAGTACGGCAACAAGCGAG ATAAATACAACAACGACAATGAGAGCAGCTCGCCCAGTCCCAAATCCACGGAGCGCATCATAATTGGCCACGAGAAGTCAGGATCGCATGCAGAGCGCCGCTCGGAGATATCCGCCCAGCTGGCCAAGAAATACGAGGGCAAGTCCCGGGAG GAACTAATGCTAATTGCCAATGGAATGGAGAACGAGGCTCTGCTGCAGCGTCAGCGCGTCAAGGAGCTGGAGGATTACCTGGACAACCTGCTGCTGCGCGTGATGGAGACGCATCCGAAGATCCTGCAGAACCCCTATTCGCGCACCACGTCCGCCAAGAGGTACGGCACCTGGTCGTTCTGGTCGCACCCACGGACCACGCGCACCCACTAA